Proteins found in one Aphelocoma coerulescens isolate FSJ_1873_10779 chromosome 27, UR_Acoe_1.0, whole genome shotgun sequence genomic segment:
- the GNGT2 gene encoding guanine nucleotide-binding protein G(I)/G(S)/G(O) subunit gamma-T2 gives MAQDMTEKELLKMELDQLKKEVKNERQMVSKTGKAIKEYIESMSGEDPLLKGVPEDKNPFKEKGGCTIS, from the exons ATGGCTCAGGACATGacagagaaggagctgctgaagaTGGAGCTGGATCAGCTGAAGAAGGAGGTGAAGAACGAGAGGCAGATG GTCTCCAAGACCGGCAAGGCGATCAAGGAGTACATCGAGTCCATGTCGGGTGAGGACCCGCTGCTCAAGGGCGTTCCCGAGGACAAGAACCCCTTTAAGGAGAAGGGAGGCTGCACCATAAGCTGA